In a genomic window of Curtobacterium flaccumfaciens pv. betae:
- a CDS encoding acyl carrier protein, whose protein sequence is MEQDPNPSSTTATIADPATDRAVRRALAEHGRLTVDAWDVASIADLYALGLTSHATVNVMLAVESDLDVEFPDSVLNRSTFASVESISAAAELAS, encoded by the coding sequence ATGGAACAGGACCCGAACCCCTCCAGCACCACCGCGACGATCGCCGACCCGGCCACCGACCGGGCCGTCCGTCGCGCCCTCGCCGAGCACGGCCGGCTGACGGTCGACGCGTGGGACGTCGCGTCGATCGCCGACCTCTACGCCCTCGGCCTGACCTCGCACGCCACCGTCAACGTGATGCTCGCGGTGGAGTCGGACCTCGACGTCGAGTTCCCCGACTCCGTGCTGAACCGGTCCACCTTCGCGAGCGTCGAGTCGATCAGCGCGGCCGCGGAGCTCGCGTCGTGA
- a CDS encoding phenylacetate--CoA ligase family protein, whose amino-acid sequence MKRAAVFSVVWVVETFVALFMPRVGTHKLLLTPGIEPLRWTLGRWRAWRTAERAAKRVPAYRAFLAESGRASRLDTRGGIAAAISGLPEMDKDSYVKRWSIPERCIDGRLPRRGVVVDESSGSSGTPTSWVRGPDERQATRQLLQLGFSRTAKDLSKQPFVLNAFSLGAWATGMNVTASLTESSMIKSIGPDRDKIVQTMREFGTDFTYIICSYPPFLKALFEDDRLDWSQYTIVAAFGGEGISENMRAHIEQYAQAVLGSYGASDLEINLGIETPFSVQLRRAIAASPELSAALTKQGEYGVLPMVFQFNPFGYLIETNDLGELVVTIARSENISPRIRYNIHDRGHVVRMKELRSVLRATGHAALAAEAELDLPLLFHYGRSDLSVDYNGAVVAPDVVRDVVYGDPELLEAVENHRLISYEDDRGDRQLHIAFQLASGAGGFDADAARGDVIAELRRLNKDFSNAIRTAPPGTLPTVAFYPYRTGPFREDGKKLKNEYVWQLPAGSVAQWDLDLSWVAAKEA is encoded by the coding sequence GTGAAGCGCGCAGCGGTGTTCTCGGTGGTGTGGGTGGTCGAGACCTTCGTCGCACTGTTCATGCCCCGCGTCGGCACCCACAAGCTCCTGCTCACGCCGGGCATCGAGCCACTCCGCTGGACCCTCGGACGCTGGCGCGCCTGGCGGACCGCGGAACGGGCCGCGAAGCGGGTCCCCGCGTACCGGGCGTTCCTGGCGGAGTCCGGACGGGCCTCCAGGCTCGACACCCGTGGCGGGATCGCCGCGGCGATCTCGGGACTGCCCGAGATGGACAAGGACTCCTACGTCAAGCGCTGGAGCATCCCCGAGCGCTGCATCGACGGACGCCTGCCCCGACGCGGCGTCGTCGTCGACGAGTCCAGCGGGTCGAGCGGCACCCCGACCAGCTGGGTGCGAGGCCCCGACGAACGCCAGGCCACCCGACAGCTGCTGCAGCTCGGGTTCTCCCGCACCGCCAAGGACCTGTCGAAGCAGCCGTTCGTGCTCAACGCCTTCTCGCTCGGGGCCTGGGCCACCGGGATGAACGTGACCGCCTCGCTCACCGAGTCCTCCATGATCAAGTCGATCGGCCCGGACCGCGACAAGATCGTGCAGACGATGCGCGAGTTCGGCACCGACTTCACCTACATCATCTGCAGCTACCCACCGTTCCTGAAGGCCCTGTTCGAGGACGACCGGCTCGACTGGAGCCAGTACACGATCGTCGCCGCGTTCGGGGGCGAGGGCATCAGCGAGAACATGCGCGCCCACATCGAGCAGTACGCGCAGGCCGTGCTCGGCTCCTACGGGGCGAGCGACCTCGAGATCAACCTCGGCATCGAGACCCCGTTCAGCGTGCAGCTGCGCCGGGCGATCGCCGCCTCACCGGAACTCTCCGCCGCCCTCACCAAGCAGGGCGAGTACGGGGTGCTGCCGATGGTGTTCCAGTTCAACCCGTTCGGATACCTGATCGAGACGAACGACCTCGGCGAACTCGTCGTCACGATCGCCCGCTCCGAGAACATCAGCCCACGCATCCGCTACAACATCCACGACCGCGGACACGTGGTGCGGATGAAGGAGCTGCGGTCCGTGCTGCGGGCGACCGGACACGCGGCGCTCGCCGCCGAGGCCGAGCTCGACCTGCCGCTGCTGTTCCACTACGGCCGGTCCGACCTGTCCGTCGACTACAACGGCGCCGTCGTCGCACCCGACGTGGTGCGGGACGTCGTGTACGGCGACCCGGAACTGCTCGAGGCCGTCGAGAACCACCGGCTGATCAGCTACGAGGACGACCGCGGTGACCGGCAGCTGCACATCGCGTTCCAGCTCGCCTCGGGTGCTGGCGGGTTCGACGCGGATGCCGCCCGGGGTGACGTGATCGCCGAGCTGCGCCGGCTGAACAAGGACTTCTCGAACGCGATCCGCACGGCGCCGCCCGGCACGCTGCCGACGGTGGCGTTCTACCCGTACCGGACGGGGCCGTTCCGCGAGGACGGCAAGAAGCTCAAGAACGAGTACGTGTGGCAGCTGCCGGCCGGGTCGGTCGCGCAGTGGGACCTCGACCTGTCGTGGGTCGCGGCGAAGGAGGCCTGA
- a CDS encoding acyl-CoA dehydrogenase family protein, translating to MTLALPAPSVIDRFAERASAVAEVAAQFADEVDRDARPPREAIAAMREYGLLAAAVPTEHGGEGASVAELSAIATELGRACAATGMVFAMHQGQVMALWRHGGDGAGVLETIEAVRGGALVASATTERGVGGDARRSTCSIEPTDDGRIRLRKDAPVISYATEADAVFVTARRDPDAPASDQRLLICRTDTMVLSQTSTWDTMGLRGTCSNGWILDTETTIDRVFRDDYATISAQTVLPVSHVLWASVWLGIAVSSAERARSAVRKQARAAVGTTPPGALRLAELLVDLQALADSVRHAAERFDAAADDPDVLASSAYALAANALKIGASERVTDIVTKALRIVGIAGYAASGPMSIARHLRDAHGAAVMVSNDRLLKNDADLAIMTGVIL from the coding sequence GTGACCCTGGCCCTGCCCGCTCCGTCGGTCATCGACCGCTTCGCCGAGCGTGCGAGCGCGGTGGCCGAGGTCGCCGCACAGTTCGCCGACGAGGTCGACCGCGACGCCCGACCCCCGCGCGAGGCCATCGCCGCGATGCGGGAGTACGGCCTGCTCGCGGCAGCGGTGCCGACCGAGCACGGTGGCGAGGGTGCCTCCGTGGCCGAGCTCTCCGCGATCGCGACCGAACTCGGCCGGGCCTGTGCCGCGACCGGCATGGTGTTCGCGATGCACCAGGGCCAGGTCATGGCGCTCTGGCGGCACGGCGGCGACGGTGCCGGCGTACTCGAGACCATCGAGGCCGTCCGTGGGGGTGCGCTCGTCGCGTCGGCCACCACCGAGCGCGGCGTCGGCGGTGACGCGCGGCGGTCCACGTGTTCCATCGAGCCGACCGACGACGGCCGGATCCGCCTGCGCAAGGACGCGCCGGTGATCTCGTACGCCACCGAGGCCGACGCGGTGTTCGTCACCGCCCGACGCGACCCGGACGCCCCGGCGTCGGACCAGCGACTGCTCATCTGCCGCACCGACACGATGGTCCTGTCGCAGACGTCCACCTGGGACACCATGGGGCTCCGCGGTACGTGCAGCAACGGGTGGATCCTCGACACCGAGACGACGATCGACCGCGTGTTCCGCGACGACTACGCCACGATCTCCGCCCAGACCGTCCTGCCGGTGTCGCACGTGCTCTGGGCCTCGGTCTGGCTCGGCATCGCGGTCTCGTCCGCCGAACGTGCCCGCAGCGCCGTCCGCAAGCAGGCCCGCGCCGCCGTCGGGACGACCCCGCCCGGTGCGCTGCGGCTGGCCGAGCTCCTGGTCGACCTGCAGGCCCTGGCCGACTCGGTGCGCCACGCCGCCGAACGGTTCGACGCCGCCGCCGACGACCCGGACGTGCTGGCCTCGAGCGCGTACGCCCTCGCCGCGAACGCCCTGAAGATCGGTGCGTCCGAGCGCGTCACCGACATCGTCACGAAGGCGCTGCGCATCGTCGGGATCGCGGGTTACGCCGCCTCGGGTCCGATGAGCATCGCCCGACACCTCCGAGACGCCCACGGGGCCGCCGTCATGGTGAGCAACGACCGTCTCCTCAAGAACGACGCCGACCTGGCCATCATGACGGGAGTGATCCTGTGA
- a CDS encoding alpha/beta fold hydrolase, translating into MTTLHGWSGSPAIRAAVQLPAAARAGVVICPPLGQEGVIAYRTLRLLADRLEARGIASVRYDPSGRGDGAPDTTPDAQVRSARHAAAVLRTTGVQHVAFVGLASAALVAANAAADTDGLVVWDAPASGKGWLRRQRALATITIGADRVVDGVESLIGFDVEPDEAAALSDLAFAPRTGPTVALVRPGARPPKPLGGVDVTEVTGSAELLDGTSIHARIPGAAVDTVVARLDTWAPETAVPVRAPVLDEVLDVDGRVSERIVHLGDQGLFGIETVSSAQHHDAPVVVLHSGGAEHRVGATDYQVELARALARDGARVVRVDRRATGESTGVHEDERSFLFAQEWVEDQSAVVTALATPSDRLVLVGMCAGAWVAGRAVEEAPRLVVEISPNDYRRVPAEPGSYADGVRAIDAPSPARMWVRERYNRFVPKAVRDRIARRDRMGGVVGHVRPLVEHGTDVVVIVAPEDAALFDRLGGQKAVRRWPGDDRRGSVSVVRVEDGDHALFSPAMREAVVAEVRSRVAATFPVHT; encoded by the coding sequence GTGACCACGCTCCACGGCTGGTCCGGATCGCCGGCGATCCGCGCCGCGGTCCAGCTCCCCGCCGCCGCGCGCGCCGGCGTCGTCATCTGCCCGCCGCTCGGGCAGGAGGGCGTCATCGCGTACCGCACGCTCCGTCTGCTGGCCGACCGCCTGGAGGCCCGTGGCATCGCCTCGGTGCGCTACGACCCGTCCGGACGTGGTGACGGCGCCCCCGACACCACACCGGACGCGCAGGTCCGGTCCGCGCGCCACGCCGCCGCCGTGCTCCGCACGACGGGGGTGCAGCACGTCGCCTTCGTCGGGCTGGCCTCGGCCGCCCTCGTCGCGGCGAACGCGGCCGCGGACACCGACGGCCTCGTCGTCTGGGACGCCCCGGCATCGGGCAAGGGCTGGCTCCGTCGGCAGCGCGCCCTCGCGACCATCACCATCGGTGCCGACCGCGTGGTCGACGGCGTCGAGAGCCTCATCGGGTTCGACGTCGAGCCGGACGAGGCCGCCGCGCTCTCGGACCTCGCCTTCGCCCCGCGCACCGGGCCCACCGTCGCGCTCGTCCGTCCGGGTGCCCGGCCACCCAAGCCCCTCGGCGGTGTCGACGTGACCGAGGTCACCGGCAGCGCCGAGCTCCTCGACGGCACGAGCATCCACGCCCGCATCCCCGGAGCCGCCGTCGACACCGTCGTCGCCCGGCTCGACACCTGGGCACCCGAGACGGCGGTGCCCGTCCGCGCGCCCGTCCTCGACGAGGTCCTCGACGTCGACGGCCGCGTGTCGGAGCGGATCGTCCACCTCGGCGATCAGGGGCTGTTCGGGATCGAGACCGTCTCGTCCGCCCAGCACCACGACGCCCCCGTCGTCGTGCTCCACAGCGGCGGCGCCGAGCACCGCGTGGGCGCCACCGACTACCAGGTCGAACTCGCCCGCGCCCTCGCCCGCGACGGCGCCCGGGTCGTCCGGGTCGACCGCCGTGCCACCGGCGAGAGCACCGGCGTGCACGAGGACGAGCGGAGCTTCCTGTTCGCGCAGGAGTGGGTCGAGGACCAGTCCGCCGTCGTCACCGCACTCGCCACACCCTCGGACCGGCTCGTGCTCGTCGGCATGTGTGCCGGCGCCTGGGTCGCGGGCCGCGCCGTCGAGGAGGCCCCGCGCCTGGTCGTCGAGATCAGCCCGAACGACTACCGTCGCGTCCCGGCCGAGCCCGGCTCGTACGCCGACGGGGTCCGGGCGATCGACGCCCCGTCGCCCGCCCGGATGTGGGTGCGCGAGCGGTACAACCGGTTCGTGCCGAAGGCCGTCCGCGACCGGATCGCCCGTCGTGACCGGATGGGCGGGGTCGTCGGCCACGTCCGCCCGCTCGTCGAGCACGGCACCGACGTCGTCGTGATCGTCGCTCCCGAGGACGCAGCCCTGTTCGACCGGCTCGGCGGGCAGAAGGCCGTCCGACGCTGGCCCGGCGACGACCGTCGCGGCTCGGTGTCCGTCGTCCGCGTCGAGGACGGCGACCACGCGCTGTTCTCCCCGGCGATGCGCGAGGCCGTCGTCGCCGAGGTGCGCTCCCGCGTCGCGGCGACGTTCCCCGTCCACACCTGA
- a CDS encoding amino acid--[acyl-carrier-protein] ligase — MTITDTTTHTTDTSTADTAAALDAARAALRARLLTDGVLLDLGTPGLYGRTGVFERVYAAVDAAAVRSQQHLGAEVLRFPPVEPLASFERTDYIASFPDLAASISGFTGDDRTHRALLAARERGERWEGFLEPADLMLTPAVCHPVYGLIGDTVPRQGRFFDVLGDSFRREPSLDPMRLQAFHMHEFVHVGTPASAAAHRDGSIPVMRALLESFGLEVDVVPANDPFFGRVGQMLARNQVEQALKFEFVTKVYGPDHDATAISSANLHEDHFGTSFGLRTEDGQVAHSACIAFGLERITIALFAAHGTDLGAWPASARAALAL; from the coding sequence GTGACCATCACGGACACCACCACGCACACCACCGACACCAGCACCGCGGACACCGCCGCTGCGCTCGACGCCGCCCGCGCCGCCCTCCGCGCCCGCCTGCTCACCGACGGCGTCCTCCTCGACCTCGGCACGCCCGGCCTCTACGGCCGCACCGGGGTCTTCGAGCGCGTGTACGCCGCGGTCGACGCCGCAGCGGTGCGCAGCCAGCAGCACCTCGGCGCCGAGGTCCTGCGCTTCCCGCCGGTCGAGCCGCTCGCGTCGTTCGAGCGCACCGACTACATCGCGTCGTTCCCGGACCTCGCCGCGTCGATCTCCGGGTTCACCGGCGACGACCGCACCCACCGCGCACTGCTCGCCGCCCGCGAGCGCGGTGAGCGCTGGGAGGGGTTCCTCGAGCCGGCCGACCTCATGCTCACCCCCGCGGTCTGCCACCCGGTCTACGGCCTGATCGGCGACACCGTGCCCCGGCAGGGTCGGTTCTTCGACGTCCTCGGCGACTCCTTCCGCCGGGAGCCCTCGCTCGACCCGATGCGCCTGCAGGCCTTCCACATGCACGAGTTCGTGCACGTCGGCACCCCCGCGTCCGCGGCGGCCCACCGGGACGGCAGCATCCCGGTGATGCGCGCGCTGCTCGAGTCGTTCGGGCTCGAGGTCGACGTCGTCCCCGCCAATGACCCCTTCTTCGGCCGCGTCGGGCAGATGCTCGCCCGCAACCAGGTCGAGCAGGCGCTCAAGTTCGAGTTCGTGACGAAGGTCTACGGCCCCGACCACGACGCCACCGCGATCAGCTCCGCGAACCTGCACGAGGACCACTTCGGCACCTCGTTCGGCCTCCGCACCGAGGACGGACAGGTCGCGCACAGCGCCTGCATCGCGTTCGGCCTGGAGCGCATCACCATCGCCCTGTTCGCCGCCCACGGCACGGACCTCGGCGCCTGGCCGGCGTCCGCCCGCGCGGCCCTCGCCCTGTGA
- a CDS encoding holo-ACP synthase: MTIRTGTDLAAVEDVVDAVTAHGERYLDRVFTLRERTDTGDDPERLAARFAGKEAVVKLLRPAPDQAIPLRDVAVVLDAGGAPTVELSGAAAALAESIGCGPIAVSLAHERGLAVATAVALSER; encoded by the coding sequence ATGACCATCCGCACCGGCACCGACCTCGCCGCGGTCGAGGACGTCGTCGACGCCGTGACGGCGCACGGCGAGCGGTACCTGGACCGGGTGTTCACCCTGCGGGAACGCACCGACACCGGCGACGACCCGGAGCGCCTCGCTGCCCGGTTCGCGGGCAAGGAGGCCGTCGTGAAGCTGCTCCGGCCGGCTCCGGACCAGGCGATCCCGCTGCGGGACGTCGCCGTCGTGCTCGATGCCGGCGGGGCCCCCACGGTCGAGCTGTCCGGGGCGGCCGCGGCGCTGGCGGAGTCGATCGGGTGCGGCCCGATCGCGGTCTCGTTGGCACACGAACGGGGGCTCGCGGTGGCGACGGCGGTGGCCCTCTCGGAGCGCTGA
- a CDS encoding alpha/beta fold hydrolase codes for MHAIDTDPRGHGVTADAYAPYPVRVTPGTWGLIRTVVEAPTRPVVVHHRAGPDPLLLLHGVAGSWSTWTPLLHAAQGVGDRGLVLVDLPGWGSSPAPDGPLGLDAVTGAVSAVLGALGLGAVDVVGHSMGAFVGLHLAVVAPERVRSLALVSGTTVATAGAARHPVRALGTLPAFTLLRAGLTVTGGVARPLLRGIARVGLLPLVAAPVFTRVRRLDPSVLEAFVEELRPEQFTEAARSAAAYDVDRWRAVTCPVTAIAGRDDVFARVSDLEALRVLVPQVRTVLLDDCGHFAHVERPDAVARELGLR; via the coding sequence GTGCACGCCATCGACACCGACCCACGTGGTCACGGGGTCACCGCTGATGCGTACGCCCCGTACCCGGTGCGCGTCACGCCCGGCACCTGGGGGCTGATCCGCACGGTCGTGGAGGCCCCGACCCGGCCCGTCGTGGTGCACCACCGCGCCGGCCCGGACCCGCTCCTGCTGCTGCACGGCGTCGCCGGCTCCTGGTCGACGTGGACACCCTTGCTGCACGCCGCACAGGGCGTCGGCGACCGCGGCCTGGTGCTCGTCGACCTGCCCGGCTGGGGGTCCTCGCCGGCTCCGGACGGTCCGCTCGGGCTCGACGCCGTCACGGGTGCCGTGTCGGCGGTCCTCGGCGCGCTGGGTCTCGGCGCGGTCGACGTGGTCGGGCACTCCATGGGCGCGTTCGTCGGGTTGCACCTCGCGGTGGTGGCGCCCGAGCGGGTGCGGTCGCTCGCCCTGGTGTCCGGCACCACGGTCGCGACGGCCGGTGCGGCTCGACACCCGGTGCGGGCGCTCGGCACCCTGCCGGCGTTCACCCTGCTGCGTGCGGGCCTCACGGTGACCGGGGGCGTCGCTCGTCCGCTGCTCCGGGGGATCGCCCGGGTCGGTCTGTTGCCGCTCGTCGCGGCGCCGGTGTTCACGCGCGTGCGACGCCTGGACCCGAGCGTGCTCGAGGCCTTCGTCGAGGAACTCCGGCCGGAGCAGTTCACCGAGGCGGCACGGTCGGCGGCGGCGTACGACGTCGACCGGTGGCGCGCCGTCACCTGCCCGGTGACGGCGATCGCCGGGCGCGACGACGTGTTCGCCCGCGTCTCGGACCTCGAGGCGCTGCGGGTGCTCGTGCCGCAGGTCCGGACGGTGTTGCTCGACGACTGCGGGCACTTCGCACACGTCGAGCGTCCCGACGCCGTCGCGCGGGAGCTCGGCCTCCGCTGA
- a CDS encoding aldo/keto reductase — MQSRTLGRTGRSVSPIGLGTWQFGGDWGPVSEADANAVMDASVESGVTLFDTADVYGDGRSEQLIGAWRAANPDVPLTITTKMGRRADQVPENYVAANFREWVDRSRKNLGQDTLDLVQLHCPPTPVYEDDAVYDALDALVADGSVAAYGVSVETADQALTAIARPGVASVQIILNAFRLKPLDRVLPAALEAGVGILARVPLASGLLSGKYTTDTSFAEGDHRNYNRHGEAFDQGETFSGVDYDDGVRAAQTFAASLPDAVSVPQAALAWIIAQDGVTAAIPGARNPEQARSNAAAGDLPPIEGLDATVHDLYDTWFRASVHDRW, encoded by the coding sequence ATGCAGAGTCGCACCCTCGGCCGCACCGGCCGCTCCGTCTCCCCCATCGGTCTCGGCACCTGGCAGTTCGGCGGTGACTGGGGTCCCGTCTCCGAAGCCGACGCGAACGCCGTCATGGACGCCTCCGTCGAGTCGGGCGTCACCCTGTTCGACACCGCCGACGTCTACGGCGACGGCCGGAGCGAGCAGCTCATCGGCGCGTGGCGTGCCGCGAACCCCGACGTGCCGCTGACGATCACCACGAAGATGGGTCGTCGCGCCGACCAGGTCCCCGAGAACTACGTCGCCGCGAACTTCCGCGAGTGGGTGGACCGCTCGCGGAAGAACCTCGGGCAGGACACCCTCGACCTCGTGCAGCTGCACTGCCCGCCGACCCCGGTCTACGAGGACGACGCTGTCTACGACGCCCTCGACGCGCTCGTCGCCGACGGCTCGGTCGCCGCCTACGGCGTCAGCGTCGAGACCGCCGACCAGGCCCTCACCGCGATCGCCCGGCCCGGCGTCGCGAGCGTCCAGATCATCCTCAATGCGTTCCGCCTCAAGCCGCTCGACCGCGTGCTGCCGGCCGCCCTGGAGGCAGGGGTCGGCATCCTGGCGCGCGTCCCGTTGGCCTCGGGGCTGCTCTCGGGCAAGTACACGACCGACACGTCGTTCGCCGAGGGCGACCACCGCAACTACAACCGCCACGGCGAGGCCTTCGACCAGGGCGAGACCTTCAGCGGCGTCGACTACGACGACGGCGTGCGCGCCGCGCAGACCTTCGCGGCGTCCCTGCCGGACGCCGTCTCGGTCCCGCAGGCTGCGCTGGCGTGGATCATCGCGCAGGACGGCGTCACCGCGGCGATCCCCGGCGCACGCAACCCGGAGCAGGCGCGCTCGAACGCCGCCGCCGGCGACCTGCCGCCGATCGAGGGGCTGGACGCCACCGTGCACGACCTGTACGACACGTGGTTCCGCGCGAGCGTCCACGACCGCTGGTGA